The Galactobacillus timonensis genome has a segment encoding these proteins:
- a CDS encoding extracellular solute-binding protein — MKRIFSIALGLTMAVSLAGCGSSSASGSSGSATAAAAAAGDNTLVVYSPNTDSLINATIPAFEKETGIKVEVISAGTGDLQTRIDSEKENPQGDIMFGGMNPAQLEKYPDNFEEYTSPNDKLLPEQYQVYKGIISHYCLDGSAALLVNKDVFAELGLNPDDFTSYEDLLWPELKGHIAMGDPANSSSAWAELTNMLLVMGTPGEYDEDAWKFVEDFAKNLDGIMLDSSSKIYKGVADGEYAVGVSYEDPCVGLLVDGATNLKLVYPSEGAVWLPAGVAIIKGAPHEENAKKFIDFLLSDEGQQAIATTTARPANTKISNTTDLMTPFSEINVAYEDIDYCAQHKAEWQQRWTDIFTSSVE, encoded by the coding sequence ATGAAACGTATCTTCAGTATCGCTCTTGGGCTTACGATGGCGGTAAGCCTGGCGGGATGTGGCTCATCATCCGCTTCAGGATCTTCCGGCAGTGCAACGGCTGCCGCAGCGGCAGCGGGAGATAATACGCTGGTCGTTTATTCTCCGAATACGGATTCTTTGATCAATGCTACGATTCCTGCGTTTGAAAAGGAGACCGGGATCAAGGTTGAAGTCATTTCGGCAGGAACCGGGGATCTGCAGACCCGTATCGATTCAGAAAAGGAAAATCCGCAGGGCGATATCATGTTCGGCGGTATGAATCCTGCGCAGCTGGAAAAGTATCCGGACAACTTTGAGGAATATACTTCACCGAATGATAAGCTGCTGCCTGAGCAGTATCAGGTTTATAAAGGCATCATTTCGCATTACTGCCTCGATGGTTCGGCGGCTTTGCTGGTAAATAAGGATGTCTTTGCGGAACTCGGCTTGAATCCGGATGATTTCACCTCGTATGAAGATCTTCTGTGGCCGGAACTGAAGGGCCATATTGCCATGGGTGATCCGGCAAACTCTTCCAGTGCCTGGGCAGAGTTAACGAATATGCTGCTGGTGATGGGAACACCGGGCGAATATGACGAAGACGCCTGGAAGTTTGTTGAGGATTTTGCCAAGAACCTGGATGGCATTATGCTGGATTCTTCTTCCAAGATCTATAAGGGTGTTGCGGATGGTGAGTATGCCGTTGGCGTTTCCTATGAGGATCCGTGCGTTGGTCTTCTGGTCGATGGGGCAACGAATCTGAAGCTTGTTTATCCTTCGGAAGGTGCTGTCTGGCTGCCTGCCGGTGTTGCGATCATCAAGGGCGCTCCGCATGAAGAAAATGCGAAGAAGTTTATCGACTTCCTGCTGAGTGATGAGGGACAGCAGGCCATTGCGACGACAACGGCTCGTCCGGCCAATACGAAGATTTCGAATACGACGGATCTGATGACACCGTTCTCGGAAATCAATGTGGCTTACGAGGACATTGATTATTGTGCACAGCACAAGGCTGAGTGGCAGCAGCGCTGGACAGATATCTTTACGAGCAGCGTTGAGTAA
- a CDS encoding DUF3196 domain-containing protein has translation MNYYDEILKEIEDSLNQGDLEQAQYLLKRELSMPYIPPEVEEKLHGLARTLQGKRRDQESDRDHSRPSLEHLLKGLHGTPENQLAAAGELADANLREAVVPLQQYLSSSPAPMAAALVIDALAQQEIQEEFVYRKGDVEYTFYGDSVTPVASSAGLRKGLSLLQKELLNQPSLYQMAKSLMIQKAYLYLPLSYEEEESEELVQQCIQEVETLMHMHDDLN, from the coding sequence ATGAACTACTACGACGAAATACTGAAGGAAATTGAAGACAGCCTCAATCAGGGCGATCTTGAGCAGGCACAGTACCTGCTGAAACGGGAACTGTCGATGCCGTATATCCCGCCCGAAGTGGAGGAGAAGCTCCATGGCCTTGCCCGCACACTGCAGGGAAAAAGACGGGATCAGGAAAGTGACCGGGACCATTCCCGTCCCTCGCTTGAGCATCTTCTGAAAGGGCTCCATGGCACCCCGGAGAATCAATTGGCTGCGGCAGGGGAGCTGGCCGATGCCAATCTGCGCGAAGCCGTTGTACCTCTGCAACAGTATCTTTCCTCCTCTCCCGCACCGATGGCGGCTGCTCTTGTGATTGACGCTCTCGCCCAGCAGGAAATTCAGGAAGAGTTCGTCTACCGCAAAGGAGACGTCGAATATACGTTTTACGGCGACAGCGTGACGCCCGTCGCATCTTCTGCCGGGTTACGGAAGGGGTTGAGCCTTCTGCAGAAGGAGCTGCTCAATCAGCCGTCTCTTTATCAGATGGCCAAGAGTCTCATGATCCAGAAGGCCTATCTGTATCTGCCGCTTTCCTATGAAGAAGAGGAGAGCGAAGAACTGGTGCAGCAATGCATCCAGGAAGTGGAGACCCTGATGCACATGCATGATGACCTGAATTGA
- the tig gene encoding trigger factor gives MNTEWELKEKSTGTMTVTVDGEDWKKAVDKAFRKLGSKAEIKGFRKGQVPAKMLEKIIPERERWIEAVNDNANEWLRAGLDDKKLEPISRPMLDVKDMDADHVAVTYDFAVRPEVEMGEYKGLDYTVADSEVSDDELNAELDRMRKQYADMEVKDGEAADGDTVNINYEGFRDGVAFEGGKAENYNLTLGSHSFIPGFEEGLVGVKAGEDKELNLTFPEDYYHEDLRGASVVFKVHVNEVKHEVLPELDDDFAKDVNAPGVENVEDLKKLVKDRLASSKKSKAEDEAEEKLIDQLIAAEKVDLPEVMIDNEVEDMVSNRENYFKQQGLTLDMYLKYTGSDLDAFKKSLRPDAERTVRMRLALEKIAELEKLEPTDEDYEKEYKNIADAYQMDIDTVKKLVDKSYITEGLRSQLAMDFVKKNAKGAVEEAK, from the coding sequence ATGAATACCGAATGGGAATTAAAAGAAAAGTCCACGGGGACGATGACCGTTACCGTTGATGGTGAAGACTGGAAGAAGGCCGTTGATAAGGCATTCCGCAAGCTTGGCTCCAAGGCGGAGATCAAGGGCTTCCGCAAGGGACAGGTACCGGCAAAGATGCTGGAAAAGATCATCCCGGAGCGTGAGCGCTGGATCGAGGCTGTCAATGACAATGCCAACGAATGGCTGCGCGCCGGTCTCGATGACAAGAAGCTCGAGCCGATTTCCCGCCCGATGCTCGATGTCAAGGATATGGACGCGGACCATGTTGCCGTGACCTACGACTTCGCGGTTCGTCCGGAAGTTGAAATGGGCGAATACAAGGGCCTCGACTATACGGTTGCTGATTCCGAAGTGAGCGATGATGAGCTCAATGCAGAGCTTGACCGTATGCGCAAGCAGTATGCGGATATGGAAGTCAAGGATGGCGAAGCAGCCGATGGTGACACTGTCAACATCAACTATGAAGGCTTCCGTGACGGCGTCGCATTTGAAGGCGGCAAGGCAGAGAACTACAATCTGACGCTTGGTTCGCATTCCTTCATCCCGGGCTTCGAAGAGGGCCTGGTCGGTGTCAAGGCCGGCGAAGACAAGGAACTGAACCTGACGTTCCCGGAAGACTACTACCACGAGGATCTGCGCGGAGCGTCCGTTGTTTTCAAGGTACATGTCAACGAAGTGAAGCATGAAGTTCTGCCGGAGCTCGATGATGACTTTGCCAAGGATGTCAACGCCCCTGGTGTCGAGAATGTGGAAGATCTCAAGAAGCTCGTAAAGGACCGTCTCGCTTCGAGCAAGAAGTCCAAGGCGGAAGATGAAGCGGAGGAGAAGCTCATCGATCAGCTGATCGCCGCTGAGAAGGTTGACCTTCCGGAAGTCATGATTGACAACGAAGTGGAAGACATGGTTTCCAACCGTGAGAACTACTTCAAGCAGCAGGGTCTGACGCTGGATATGTACCTTAAGTACACCGGCTCCGATCTGGATGCCTTCAAGAAGAGCCTGCGCCCGGATGCGGAGCGTACGGTTCGTATGCGCCTGGCGCTTGAGAAGATCGCTGAGCTGGAGAAACTCGAGCCGACGGATGAGGATTACGAGAAGGAATACAAGAACATTGCGGATGCCTACCAGATGGATATCGACACCGTCAAGAAGCTTGTAGATAAGTCCTACATCACGGAAGGTCTCCGCAGCCAGCTGGCCATGGACTTCGTCAAGAAGAATGCCAAGGGCGCTGTGGAAGAAGCCAAGTAA
- the lon gene encoding endopeptidase La: MNKENWTRVPVVCTRGIVVFPGQDVMIEVGRQKSINAVNEAAASYDSKVWIVCQNDIMVDNPTEANLYKVGTLSTIKIVRRKEGFMRVTFSGVQRATLKNLDDTSAIMMADVEPMEDVLGDPVEEEALVKQIISSFEKLSNLSASFPPEVVARLTKGVSAEMLTDQFAQYFPMSVPAKQKILETADVNERMILIITELEKQQRMAEIDSTINQKVKEHIDESQKEYFLREKIKTIQEELGDTAGNASDIEKMRQMIKDNPYPQHVKDRLTEELRRYEMLQPGSAEANVQYSYLDWMFKVPWYQETKDSEDLKKVRQILDEDHYGLEKVKDRIMEYLAVKQMTGSLSAPILCLVGPPGVGKTSLARSIARALDRKFVKMSLGGVRDEAEIRGHRRTYIGSMPGRIIQGMKKAGVVNPVFLIDEIDKLGADYKGDPSDALLEVLDPEQNKFFSDHYLEEPYDLSKVMFIATANYLDNIPAPLQDRLEIIELPSYTEVDKLHIAAEHLIPKQLKENGLKPSQFHLKDEQVLYLIRHYTREAGVRQLERLIASLCRKTVLAVLNDGRKSVTITNKLIVQWLGREKFDYGVKEKKNQIGCVTGLAYTSFGGDVLEIEVNYFKGQGHLILTGKLGDVMKESASIAMDYVKAHAKELGIDPKFFSTHDIHIHVPEGAVPKDGPSAGVTLTTAIVSALTSTPVYADLAMTGEVTLRGNVLPIGGLREKSLAANRAGIDHILIPKENVKDLEDVPESVRKAVTFTPVENVSQVLKEALVH; encoded by the coding sequence ATGAACAAAGAAAACTGGACCCGTGTACCCGTTGTCTGCACCCGCGGAATCGTCGTATTTCCGGGACAGGACGTGATGATCGAAGTCGGCCGTCAGAAGTCCATCAATGCCGTCAACGAAGCAGCTGCGTCCTATGACTCCAAGGTCTGGATCGTATGCCAGAACGACATCATGGTCGATAACCCCACCGAGGCCAACCTCTACAAGGTAGGAACCCTGAGCACGATCAAGATCGTCCGCCGCAAGGAAGGCTTCATGCGCGTCACGTTCTCCGGCGTTCAGCGCGCCACCCTGAAGAACCTCGACGATACCTCTGCCATCATGATGGCAGACGTCGAGCCGATGGAAGACGTGCTGGGGGATCCGGTCGAGGAAGAGGCACTTGTCAAGCAGATCATCAGCTCCTTTGAGAAGCTGTCCAATCTCTCGGCGTCCTTCCCGCCGGAAGTCGTCGCCCGTCTGACGAAGGGTGTATCCGCCGAGATGTTAACGGATCAGTTTGCCCAGTACTTCCCGATGTCGGTGCCTGCCAAGCAGAAGATCCTTGAGACCGCCGATGTCAACGAGCGCATGATCCTGATCATCACGGAGCTGGAAAAGCAGCAGCGCATGGCCGAGATCGACTCCACGATCAATCAGAAGGTCAAGGAGCACATCGACGAAAGCCAGAAGGAATACTTCCTGCGCGAAAAGATCAAGACGATCCAGGAAGAACTCGGCGACACTGCCGGCAACGCCAGCGACATCGAAAAGATGCGCCAGATGATCAAGGACAACCCGTATCCGCAGCACGTCAAGGACCGCCTCACAGAGGAGTTGAGAAGGTATGAGATGCTGCAGCCGGGATCGGCTGAAGCCAATGTCCAGTACAGCTATCTGGACTGGATGTTCAAGGTTCCCTGGTATCAGGAAACCAAAGATTCAGAAGATCTCAAGAAGGTGCGTCAGATCCTTGATGAGGACCACTACGGCCTCGAGAAGGTCAAGGACCGCATCATGGAATATCTCGCCGTCAAGCAGATGACCGGTTCTCTTTCGGCTCCGATTCTGTGCCTGGTCGGTCCTCCCGGTGTCGGCAAGACGTCGCTTGCCCGCTCCATTGCCCGTGCCCTTGACCGCAAGTTTGTCAAGATGAGCCTTGGCGGCGTACGGGATGAGGCAGAGATCCGCGGCCATCGCCGTACCTATATCGGCTCGATGCCGGGACGCATCATCCAGGGCATGAAGAAGGCCGGCGTCGTCAATCCGGTCTTCCTGATTGATGAAATCGACAAGCTCGGCGCCGACTACAAGGGCGATCCGAGCGATGCGCTGCTCGAAGTGCTGGATCCGGAACAGAACAAATTCTTCTCCGACCACTATCTTGAAGAGCCGTATGACCTCTCCAAGGTCATGTTCATTGCGACGGCCAACTACCTCGACAACATTCCGGCTCCGCTGCAGGATCGTCTCGAGATCATCGAGCTGCCGTCCTACACCGAAGTTGACAAGCTGCATATTGCGGCGGAACATCTGATTCCCAAGCAGCTGAAGGAAAACGGTCTGAAGCCGTCCCAGTTCCATCTCAAGGATGAGCAGGTGCTGTATCTGATCCGTCACTATACGCGGGAGGCCGGTGTCCGTCAGCTGGAACGTCTGATCGCAAGCCTCTGCCGCAAGACGGTGCTTGCCGTTCTGAATGACGGCCGCAAGTCGGTGACCATCACCAACAAGCTGATCGTCCAGTGGCTCGGCCGCGAGAAGTTTGACTACGGCGTCAAGGAAAAGAAGAACCAGATCGGCTGCGTCACGGGTCTTGCCTATACTTCGTTCGGTGGAGATGTTCTGGAGATTGAAGTCAACTACTTCAAGGGACAGGGACATCTGATCCTGACCGGAAAGCTGGGCGACGTGATGAAGGAAAGTGCCTCCATCGCCATGGACTATGTCAAGGCCCATGCCAAGGAGCTCGGCATCGATCCGAAGTTCTTCTCGACCCACGACATCCATATTCATGTACCGGAAGGCGCTGTTCCGAAAGACGGACCTTCGGCCGGTGTCACGCTGACGACAGCCATTGTCTCGGCTTTGACCTCGACGCCTGTCTATGCGGATCTTGCGATGACAGGAGAAGTAACGCTGCGCGGCAACGTGCTTCCGATCGGCGGCCTGCGTGAAAAGTCGCTGGCAGCCAACCGTGCCGGCATCGATCACATCCTGATTCCGAAGGAAAACGTCAAGGATCTTGAGGATGTTCCGGAATCAGTGCGCAAGGCCGTGACCTTTACGCCGGTGGAAAATGTTTCCCAGGTTCTGAAGGAAGCGCTGGTGCACTGA
- the yihA gene encoding ribosome biogenesis GTP-binding protein YihA/YsxC, whose protein sequence is MQYHEVEFLGSAADRSQWPATDVPEILFCGRSNAGKSSLINALTNRKNAAWTGKTPGKTVLLNFFLIDQKVVYTDAPGYGYAKGGTKRAVDFGGLLEPYFQQREQLKALVLVLDIRRIPNDDDLTMIEAGKKAHLPVLAACTKADKVSKNEANNQLRRIAAETGIPISHLYPVSNTAKSGIEAFEKALLQAVTNKE, encoded by the coding sequence ATGCAGTACCATGAGGTTGAATTTCTCGGATCTGCCGCCGACCGCTCCCAGTGGCCGGCGACGGATGTGCCGGAAATACTGTTCTGCGGACGCTCGAATGCGGGCAAAAGCAGTCTCATCAATGCGCTGACCAACCGTAAGAACGCCGCCTGGACCGGCAAGACACCGGGCAAGACGGTGCTTCTCAACTTCTTTCTGATCGATCAGAAGGTGGTTTATACCGATGCTCCGGGCTATGGCTATGCCAAAGGCGGAACGAAGCGGGCGGTTGATTTCGGCGGGCTTCTGGAGCCTTACTTTCAGCAGCGTGAGCAGCTGAAGGCGCTGGTGCTGGTGCTGGATATTCGCCGCATTCCCAATGACGATGACCTGACGATGATCGAGGCGGGGAAAAAGGCCCATCTTCCCGTGTTAGCTGCCTGCACCAAGGCGGATAAAGTTTCGAAGAATGAGGCCAACAACCAGCTGCGCAGGATTGCGGCTGAAACAGGCATCCCGATTTCGCATCTGTATCCGGTATCGAATACGGCAAAAAGCGGAATTGAGGCCTTTGAAAAGGCATTGTTACAGGCGGTAACGAATAAAGAATGA